A genome region from Bradyrhizobium sp. WSM1417 includes the following:
- the sseA gene encoding 3-mercaptopyruvate sulfurtransferase produces MTTPTDPLVSTEWLAAHTNDANVKVLDASFKLPGVLPLPKDDYLAAHLPGAVFFDVDAVSDHSNPLPHMYPSAEQFGRDVGHLGISNADTVVIYDAGGWVAAPRAWWMFLAFGHGNVRILNGGLKKWRAEGRPVESGEAKPKPATFKASYDSKRVRSMQQLIANVESQAEQVIDARAADRFEGRAPEPRAGIRSGHIPGARNVPYNLLFDAATGTMKPLDDLRAAFANAGVKLDAPIVTSCGSGVSAGVLTLALYRLGITDTALYDGSWSEWGQEKGPPIATGRAGG; encoded by the coding sequence ATGACCACCCCCACCGATCCCCTCGTCTCCACCGAATGGCTCGCCGCCCACACCAACGATGCCAACGTCAAGGTGCTCGACGCCAGCTTCAAGCTGCCGGGCGTGCTGCCGCTGCCGAAGGACGATTACCTCGCCGCCCATCTGCCGGGCGCGGTGTTCTTCGACGTCGACGCGGTCTCGGACCATTCCAACCCGCTGCCGCACATGTATCCGAGCGCCGAGCAGTTCGGCCGCGACGTCGGTCATCTCGGCATCTCCAATGCCGACACCGTCGTGATCTACGATGCCGGCGGCTGGGTCGCTGCTCCCCGCGCGTGGTGGATGTTCCTGGCTTTCGGCCACGGCAATGTGCGCATCCTCAATGGCGGCCTGAAGAAGTGGCGCGCCGAGGGGCGTCCGGTCGAGAGCGGCGAGGCGAAGCCGAAGCCGGCGACATTCAAGGCGAGCTACGATTCAAAGCGCGTGCGCAGCATGCAGCAATTGATCGCCAACGTCGAAAGCCAGGCCGAGCAGGTGATCGACGCGCGCGCCGCCGACCGGTTCGAGGGCCGGGCGCCGGAGCCGCGCGCGGGCATCCGCTCCGGCCATATCCCGGGCGCGCGCAACGTGCCCTACAATCTCCTGTTCGACGCCGCGACCGGCACGATGAAGCCGCTCGATGATCTCCGCGCTGCTTTCGCGAACGCCGGCGTCAAGCTCGATGCGCCGATTGTGACGAGCTGCGGCTCCGGGGTCTCTGCCGGCGTGCTGACGCTGGCGCTCTATCGCCTCGGCATCACCGACACCGCGCTCTATGACGGCTCGTGGTCGGAATGGGGTCAGGAAAAGGGACCGCCGATCGCGACGGGGCGGGCGGGAGGCTAG
- a CDS encoding immunity 53 family protein produces MRDAGNVLERLERWYAAQCNEDWEHTYGVKIDTLDNPGWSFKVDLTDTYLLGRSFEKVQEGQNDDHADFLYWEVKDRQFVGYCPPHRLREVISIFLSWAEGPPAR; encoded by the coding sequence ATGCGGGACGCAGGCAACGTGCTTGAACGACTGGAGCGCTGGTACGCGGCTCAATGCAATGAGGATTGGGAGCATACCTACGGCGTAAAAATCGACACCCTCGATAACCCTGGTTGGTCCTTCAAGGTCGACCTAACCGACACTTATCTCCTTGGTCGCAGCTTTGAGAAGGTTCAAGAGGGGCAGAATGACGACCATGCGGACTTCCTTTACTGGGAGGTCAAGGATCGGCAATTTGTCGGCTATTGCCCTCCTCATCGACTACGTGAAGTGATTTCTATTTTCCTCAGCTGGGCCGAAGGCCCGCCTGCCAGGTAG
- a CDS encoding GlsB/YeaQ/YmgE family stress response membrane protein codes for MGILAALIIGAIAGWLAGKIVHGAGFGLIGNIVVGIIGALVASWVLPQLHIQLATGTVGAIVDATIGAVIVLVILSLIKRV; via the coding sequence ATGGGAATTCTCGCAGCGCTCATCATTGGCGCGATCGCAGGCTGGCTTGCCGGCAAGATTGTCCATGGGGCGGGATTTGGGCTGATCGGCAACATCGTCGTCGGCATCATCGGTGCGCTCGTGGCGAGCTGGGTTCTGCCTCAGCTGCATATCCAGCTCGCAACCGGCACGGTCGGGGCCATCGTGGATGCGACCATCGGCGCGGTGATTGTGCTCGTCATCCTTTCGCTGATAAAACGGGTCTGA
- a CDS encoding GMC family oxidoreductase, whose translation MDRFDYVIVGAGSAGCVLTSRLSEDPATSVCVLEAGPSDWHPYIHLPAGFIKTFHMKSINWAYQQEVGPWTGGRSIYAPRGKTLGGSSSINGHIYNRGQRMDFDTWAQMGNRGWGYADVLPYFRRLEKRVGEGEDIYRGRDGNLTVTTMNWRDPLCEAFMEGAVSLGIPRNPDYNGKTQEGVSYCQRTIDRGLRVSGATAFLKPAMKRPNVHVHTHAHATEIIFEGKRAVGVRYMKGGSGGTPVEVRANKEVILSGGTYNSPQLLQLSGIGSPDLLSAHGIAVRHALPVGEGLQDHYAPRTVARVKDIRTINELRRGWRLWVEAMKWATARKGLLSLSPTMVYCFWHSGESAESSDLQLTFTPASYKEGVQGQLEDEPGMTVASWQQRPESRGYVRIRSSDPFAPPIIQTNYLDAELDRRVIVGGMKLARRLLKSAPLSPYYAYEDFPGPDINTDDEFLAAATERGTTTFHPGCTCRMGPADSTWAVVDDQLRVHGLLGLRVIDASVMPRMISANLNASTMMIADRASDLIRGKQPMEAARVPDAAVA comes from the coding sequence ATGGACAGATTTGATTATGTGATCGTCGGCGCGGGCTCCGCCGGTTGCGTGCTCACCAGCCGGCTGAGCGAAGACCCTGCGACCAGCGTCTGCGTGCTCGAGGCGGGCCCGAGCGACTGGCATCCCTACATCCATCTGCCGGCCGGTTTCATCAAGACCTTCCACATGAAGAGCATCAACTGGGCCTACCAGCAGGAGGTCGGGCCCTGGACCGGCGGGCGCAGCATCTACGCGCCGCGCGGCAAGACGCTCGGCGGCTCGTCCTCGATCAATGGCCATATCTACAATCGCGGCCAGCGCATGGATTTCGACACCTGGGCGCAGATGGGCAATCGCGGCTGGGGCTATGCCGACGTGCTGCCCTACTTCCGGCGGCTGGAGAAGCGCGTCGGCGAAGGCGAGGACATTTATCGCGGCCGCGACGGCAATCTCACCGTTACCACGATGAACTGGCGCGATCCGCTTTGCGAAGCCTTCATGGAAGGCGCGGTCTCGCTCGGCATCCCTCGCAACCCCGACTACAACGGCAAGACCCAGGAAGGCGTCTCCTATTGCCAGCGCACCATCGATAGGGGCTTGCGCGTCTCCGGCGCCACCGCGTTTCTCAAGCCCGCGATGAAGCGTCCGAACGTGCATGTCCACACCCACGCGCACGCCACCGAGATCATCTTCGAGGGCAAGCGCGCCGTCGGCGTGCGCTACATGAAAGGCGGCTCGGGCGGAACGCCGGTGGAAGTGCGCGCCAACAAGGAAGTGATCCTCTCCGGCGGCACCTATAATTCGCCGCAGCTCTTGCAGCTCTCCGGCATCGGCTCGCCAGATTTGTTGAGCGCCCACGGCATCGCCGTGCGTCACGCACTTCCGGTCGGCGAAGGCTTGCAGGATCATTATGCGCCGCGCACGGTCGCGCGAGTCAAGGACATCAGGACCATCAACGAGCTTCGCCGCGGCTGGCGTCTCTGGGTCGAGGCAATGAAATGGGCCACCGCGCGCAAAGGCCTGCTGTCGCTGTCGCCGACCATGGTCTATTGCTTCTGGCACTCCGGCGAGAGCGCGGAAAGCTCCGACCTCCAGCTCACCTTCACGCCGGCGAGCTACAAGGAAGGCGTGCAGGGCCAGCTCGAGGACGAGCCCGGCATGACGGTGGCCTCCTGGCAGCAGCGCCCCGAGAGCCGCGGCTATGTCCGGATCCGCTCGTCTGATCCGTTCGCGCCGCCGATCATCCAGACCAATTATCTCGACGCCGAGCTCGACCGCCGCGTCATCGTCGGCGGCATGAAGCTCGCGCGCCGGCTTTTGAAGAGCGCGCCGCTGTCGCCCTATTACGCCTACGAGGATTTCCCGGGTCCTGACATCAACACCGACGACGAGTTCTTGGCCGCCGCCACCGAACGCGGCACCACCACCTTCCACCCCGGCTGCACCTGCCGCATGGGCCCGGCGGATTCCACCTGGGCGGTGGTCGACGACCAGCTCCGCGTTCACGGGTTGCTAGGTCTGCGCGTCATCGACGCCTCCGTGATGCCGCGCATGATCTCGGCGAACCTCAATGCCTCGACCATGATGATCGCCGACCGCGCCTCGGACCTCATCCGCGGCAAGCAGCCGATGGAAGCCGCGCGGGTACCGGACGCGGCAGTGGCGTGA
- a CDS encoding NAD(P)-dependent oxidoreductase, which yields MRIFVAGATGAVGQYLVPALVAAGHSVIGTTRSAAKTDFVRRLGAEPVVADGLDADSMRAAVIAAKPDAVIHQMTDLAAATDLRHFDRAFKRTNELRTRGTDILLNAAREAGARRFIAQSFCGWTFSRAGGTVKTETDELDPHPPRELRRTLEAIRYLERSVTASTTPEGIVLRSGFFYGPGTGTLSPAMIDQLRHRRVPVIGDGGGTWSFIHTEDAASAALAALERGRAGSIYNIVDDHPAQVKDWLPALAELLGAKPPRHIPAWLGRLLAGEHMVAMMTEVRGASNGKAKRELGWLPAHASWRDGFADAARQPTSHRSAA from the coding sequence ATGCGCATTTTTGTTGCGGGCGCGACCGGCGCGGTCGGTCAGTATCTTGTTCCGGCGCTGGTCGCCGCGGGTCATTCGGTGATCGGCACGACACGGAGTGCGGCAAAAACAGACTTTGTGCGGCGATTGGGTGCGGAGCCGGTCGTCGCCGACGGCCTCGATGCCGACAGCATGCGCGCTGCAGTAATTGCGGCAAAGCCCGACGCCGTCATTCACCAGATGACAGATCTCGCGGCCGCCACGGACCTCCGCCATTTCGATCGGGCTTTCAAGCGAACCAACGAGCTTCGCACCCGCGGAACCGACATTCTGCTCAACGCCGCGCGCGAGGCCGGCGCCAGGCGCTTCATCGCGCAAAGCTTCTGCGGCTGGACCTTCAGTCGCGCCGGAGGAACGGTGAAGACCGAGACCGATGAGCTCGACCCGCATCCGCCGCGAGAGCTGCGACGCACGCTTGAGGCAATCCGGTATCTGGAGCGAAGCGTCACCGCTTCGACGACGCCGGAGGGCATCGTGCTGCGCTCTGGATTCTTCTATGGACCCGGTACCGGCACGCTCTCGCCGGCGATGATCGACCAGCTGCGCCACCGGCGTGTGCCGGTGATCGGCGATGGCGGCGGCACGTGGTCGTTCATTCACACCGAAGATGCCGCCTCTGCCGCGCTCGCCGCGCTTGAACGCGGACGCGCCGGCAGCATCTACAATATCGTCGACGATCATCCGGCGCAGGTGAAGGACTGGTTGCCCGCGCTGGCCGAATTGCTCGGTGCCAAGCCGCCGCGTCACATTCCCGCCTGGCTCGGGCGCCTGCTTGCGGGCGAGCATATGGTTGCGATGATGACGGAGGTGCGCGGAGCCTCCAACGGCAAGGCCAAGCGCGAGCTCGGCTGGCTGCCGGCGCATGCCTCCTGGCGCGACGGTTTTGCCGACGCGGCACGGCAGCCCACCAGCCACCGCTCGGCGGCCTGA
- a CDS encoding MoxR family ATPase, with translation MKFTGTKDYVATDDLKVAVNASIVLERPLLIKGEPGTGKTVLAEEVAKALNAPLLTWHIKSTTKAQQGLYEYDAVSRLRDSQLGDARVSDIKNYIKRGKLWDAFTAEQRPVLLIDEIDKADIEFPNDLLLELDRMEFHVYETGETIKAKQRPIMMITSNNEKELPDAFLRRCFFHYIKFPDADTMTRIVDVHFPGIKKRLVEEALRIFFEVREVPGLKKKPSTSELLDWLKLLLNEDMSVEQLRERDPRKLIPPLHGALLKNEQDMHLFERLAFLSRREV, from the coding sequence ATGAAATTTACCGGCACCAAGGACTATGTTGCGACCGACGATCTGAAGGTCGCGGTCAACGCCTCGATCGTGCTGGAGCGCCCGCTGCTCATCAAGGGCGAGCCCGGCACCGGCAAGACGGTGCTGGCGGAGGAAGTGGCGAAGGCGCTGAACGCCCCGCTTCTGACCTGGCACATCAAGTCCACCACCAAGGCGCAGCAGGGCCTCTACGAATACGATGCGGTGTCGCGCCTGCGCGACAGCCAGCTCGGCGATGCGCGCGTGTCCGACATCAAGAACTACATCAAGCGCGGCAAGCTGTGGGATGCCTTCACCGCCGAGCAGCGCCCGGTGCTGCTGATCGACGAGATCGACAAGGCCGACATCGAATTCCCGAACGATCTTTTGCTCGAGCTTGACCGCATGGAATTCCATGTCTACGAGACCGGCGAGACGATCAAGGCCAAGCAGCGCCCGATCATGATGATTACCTCCAATAACGAGAAGGAGCTGCCGGACGCGTTCCTGCGCCGCTGCTTCTTCCACTACATCAAATTCCCCGACGCCGACACCATGACCCGGATCGTGGACGTCCACTTCCCCGGCATCAAAAAGCGGCTGGTCGAGGAAGCCTTGCGCATCTTCTTCGAGGTCCGCGAAGTGCCCGGCCTGAAGAAGAAGCCGTCGACCTCGGAGCTGCTCGACTGGCTCAAGCTGCTGCTCAACGAAGACATGAGCGTCGAGCAGTTGCGCGAGCGCGATCCGCGCAAGCTGATTCCGCCGCTGCACGGCGCGCTGCTCAAGAACGAGCAGGACATGCATCTGTTCGAGCGATTGGCGTTCCTGAGCAGAAGGGAAGTTTAG
- the ettA gene encoding energy-dependent translational throttle protein EttA: protein MARQFIYFMQGLTKSYPTRKVLDNIHLSFYPDAKIGVLGVNGSGKSTLLKIMAGLDKEYNGEAWVAQGARVGYLEQEPHLDPALSVRENVMLGVAKQKAILDRYNELAMNYSEETADEMTKLQDEIEAQGLWDLDSKVDQAMDALRCPPDDADVSKLSGGERRRVALCKLLLDQPELLLLDEPTNHLDAESVSWLEGHLRNYPGAILIVTHDRYFLDNVTSWILELDRGKGIPYEGNYSSWLQQKQKRLEQEGREDAAHQKTLAREQEWIASSPKARQAKSKARYQRYDELLKQASEKQTQTAQITIPVAERLGQNVVDFEGLSKGFGDRMLIDDLTFKLPPGGIVGVIGANGAGKTTLFRMITKQEQPDKGTITVGESVHLGYVDQSRDALDGSKNVWEEISGGNELILLGKREVNSRGYCSSFNFKGADQQKKVGALSGGERNRVHLAKMLKSGANVLLLDEPTNDLDVDTLRALEEALEDFAGCAVIISHDRWFLDRIATHILAFEGDSHVEWFEGNFQDYEKDKMRRLGQDSIIPHRVKYKKLTR, encoded by the coding sequence ATGGCGCGCCAGTTCATCTATTTCATGCAGGGCCTGACCAAGAGCTACCCGACCCGGAAGGTGCTCGATAACATCCATCTGAGCTTCTACCCGGACGCCAAGATCGGCGTGCTCGGTGTCAACGGCTCGGGCAAGTCGACGCTGCTCAAGATCATGGCCGGCCTCGACAAGGAATATAACGGCGAGGCCTGGGTCGCCCAGGGCGCCCGCGTCGGCTATCTCGAGCAGGAGCCGCATCTTGATCCGGCATTGAGCGTGCGCGAGAACGTCATGCTGGGCGTTGCGAAGCAGAAGGCTATCCTCGATCGCTACAACGAGCTGGCGATGAACTACTCCGAGGAGACCGCCGACGAGATGACCAAGCTGCAGGACGAGATCGAGGCCCAAGGCCTCTGGGATCTCGACAGCAAGGTCGACCAGGCCATGGACGCGCTGCGTTGTCCGCCCGACGATGCCGACGTGTCGAAACTCTCCGGCGGTGAGCGCCGCCGTGTCGCGCTGTGCAAGCTGCTGCTCGACCAACCTGAGTTGTTGCTGCTGGACGAACCGACCAACCATCTCGACGCGGAATCGGTGTCGTGGCTGGAAGGTCATCTGCGCAACTATCCCGGCGCGATCCTGATCGTCACCCATGACCGCTACTTCCTCGACAACGTCACGAGCTGGATTCTCGAACTCGATCGCGGCAAGGGCATTCCCTACGAGGGCAATTACTCGTCCTGGCTGCAGCAGAAGCAGAAGCGGCTCGAGCAGGAGGGCCGCGAGGACGCTGCGCATCAGAAGACGCTGGCCCGCGAGCAGGAATGGATCGCGTCCTCGCCGAAAGCCCGCCAGGCCAAGTCCAAGGCGCGTTATCAGCGCTATGACGAGCTGCTGAAGCAGGCGAGCGAAAAGCAGACCCAGACCGCGCAGATCACGATTCCGGTGGCCGAGCGCCTAGGGCAGAACGTGGTCGACTTCGAAGGGCTCAGCAAAGGTTTCGGCGATCGCATGCTGATCGACGATCTCACTTTCAAGCTGCCGCCCGGCGGTATCGTCGGCGTGATCGGCGCCAACGGCGCCGGCAAGACCACGCTGTTCAGGATGATCACCAAGCAGGAACAGCCGGACAAGGGCACCATCACGGTCGGCGAGAGCGTTCATCTCGGTTACGTCGACCAGTCGCGCGACGCGCTCGATGGCAGCAAGAACGTGTGGGAGGAGATCTCCGGCGGCAACGAGCTGATCCTGCTCGGCAAGAGGGAAGTCAATTCACGCGGCTATTGTTCGTCGTTCAACTTCAAGGGCGCCGACCAGCAGAAGAAAGTCGGCGCGCTCTCCGGCGGTGAACGCAACCGCGTGCACCTTGCAAAAATGCTGAAATCCGGCGCCAACGTTCTGCTGCTCGACGAGCCGACCAACGACCTCGACGTCGACACGCTGCGTGCGCTCGAAGAGGCGCTAGAGGATTTCGCCGGCTGCGCCGTCATCATCAGCCATGATCGCTGGTTCCTCGATCGCATCGCGACCCACATCCTGGCCTTCGAAGGCGACAGCCATGTCGAATGGTTCGAGGGCAACTTCCAGGACTACGAGAAGGACAAGATGCGCCGGCTCGGCCAGGACAGCATCATCCCGCACCGCGTGAAGTACAAGAAGCTGACGCGGTGA
- a CDS encoding D-2-hydroxyacid dehydrogenase family protein translates to MTRLRCAILDDYFNLALDVADWQSLSDRIDVTVFSHPFASEQAAASALADFEIVCAMRERTAFPKSLFESLPKLKLLLTSGMRNASIDMEAAKARGVTIGGTQYSRDPTAPLTMGLILELTRGIGRENARMHAGEPWQAFAGVEIEGLTLGVVGLGKLGSKMAEIAKAFGMNVIAWSPNLTPEKCKDAGVGYATKEELFAKADIVSIHVVLSERSRGLVGAADLARMKPTAFLVNTARGPIVDELALLEALQQKRIAGAGIDVFSVEPLPTDHPFRKLDNLVLTPHLGYATEDGLRIHYGQMVEAIDAFTKGSELPRKLA, encoded by the coding sequence ATGACGCGGCTGCGCTGTGCAATTCTCGACGACTATTTCAACCTCGCCCTCGACGTCGCCGATTGGCAAAGCCTGTCCGACCGGATCGACGTCACCGTGTTCAGCCATCCCTTCGCCTCCGAGCAGGCTGCGGCGAGCGCACTGGCCGATTTCGAGATCGTCTGCGCGATGCGCGAGCGCACCGCGTTCCCGAAGAGCCTGTTCGAGAGCCTGCCGAAGCTGAAGCTGCTGCTGACATCAGGCATGCGCAACGCCTCGATCGACATGGAGGCCGCCAAGGCGCGGGGCGTCACGATCGGCGGCACGCAATATTCGCGCGATCCGACCGCGCCCCTGACCATGGGCCTGATCCTGGAACTGACCCGCGGCATCGGCCGCGAGAACGCGCGCATGCATGCGGGCGAGCCTTGGCAGGCCTTTGCCGGCGTCGAGATCGAGGGACTGACGCTCGGCGTCGTCGGGCTCGGCAAGCTCGGCAGCAAGATGGCTGAAATCGCGAAGGCGTTCGGCATGAACGTGATCGCCTGGAGCCCGAACCTGACCCCGGAGAAGTGCAAGGACGCCGGCGTCGGCTACGCCACCAAGGAGGAGCTGTTCGCCAAGGCCGATATCGTCAGCATCCATGTGGTGCTGAGCGAGCGCTCGCGCGGGCTGGTCGGGGCTGCCGATCTCGCGCGGATGAAGCCGACGGCCTTCCTCGTCAACACGGCGCGCGGCCCGATCGTGGACGAGCTGGCGCTGCTCGAGGCGTTGCAGCAGAAGAGGATTGCAGGCGCCGGCATCGACGTATTCTCGGTCGAGCCGCTGCCGACGGACCATCCCTTCCGCAAGCTCGACAATCTCGTGCTGACGCCGCATCTCGGCTACGCCACCGAGGACGGCTTGCGCATCCATTACGGCCAGATGGTCGAGGCGATCGACGCCTTCACCAAGGGCAGCGAGCTGCCGCGGAAGCTGGCCTGA
- a CDS encoding rhodanese-like domain-containing protein produces the protein MPQTITRGIKALIDEANAEIETLTAKDAIEISKSGDVVIVDIRDPREIERDGRIPGAFACTRGMLEFWIDPQSPYAKPVFQEEKKFVFHCAGGLRSALAAKTAQDMGLKPVAHIAGGYAAWRDAGGPVEQWEPKKKG, from the coding sequence GTGCCCCAGACCATCACCCGCGGCATCAAGGCGCTGATCGACGAGGCCAATGCCGAGATCGAGACGCTCACCGCCAAGGACGCCATCGAGATCTCCAAGAGCGGCGACGTCGTCATCGTCGATATCCGCGATCCCCGCGAGATCGAGCGCGACGGCCGCATCCCCGGCGCGTTCGCCTGCACCCGCGGCATGCTCGAATTCTGGATCGATCCGCAGAGCCCTTATGCGAAGCCGGTGTTCCAGGAGGAAAAGAAGTTCGTCTTCCATTGCGCCGGCGGCTTGCGCTCCGCCCTCGCCGCCAAGACCGCGCAGGACATGGGCCTCAAGCCCGTCGCCCACATCGCTGGCGGCTATGCCGCCTGGCGCGATGCCGGCGGCCCGGTCGAGCAGTGGGAGCCGAAGAAGAAGGGGTGA
- a CDS encoding VWA domain-containing protein — protein MFLQFFTSLRDAQVPVTLREYLTLMEALDADLADYSVENFYYLSRTSLVKDERNLDKFDRVFGTVFKGLESLLDAMEGAEIPEEWLKKLAEKYLTDEEKKQIEAMGWDKLMETLKKRLEEQKGRHQGGSKWIGTAGTSPFGAHGYNPEGIRIGQDKNRNNRAVKVWDKREFKDLDGNVELGIRNIKVALRRLRKFARTGAPDELDLDTTIRETANHGYLDVHMRPERRNAVKLLVFFDIGGSMDAHIEQVEELFSAAKSEFKHMEYFYFHNCLYEGVWKQNKRRFTDRTPTWDVLHKYPHDYKIVFVGDASMSPYEIMVPGGSVEHVNEEPGSVWLDRIIRTYPHSVWLNPVQQKHWDYSESTTIIKRIFANRMYPITIEGLEGAMKELTH, from the coding sequence ATGTTCCTGCAATTCTTCACTTCTCTGCGCGACGCGCAGGTCCCCGTGACGCTGCGCGAATACCTCACGCTGATGGAGGCGCTCGACGCCGACCTCGCGGACTACTCGGTCGAGAATTTCTACTATCTCTCGCGCACCTCGCTGGTGAAGGACGAGCGCAACCTCGACAAGTTCGACCGCGTCTTCGGCACCGTCTTCAAGGGGCTGGAAAGCCTGCTCGACGCCATGGAGGGGGCCGAGATCCCCGAGGAGTGGCTGAAGAAGCTGGCCGAGAAATACCTGACCGACGAAGAGAAGAAGCAGATCGAGGCCATGGGCTGGGACAAGCTCATGGAGACGCTGAAGAAGCGCCTCGAGGAGCAGAAGGGGCGCCATCAGGGCGGCTCGAAGTGGATCGGCACCGCCGGCACCTCGCCGTTCGGCGCCCATGGCTACAATCCCGAAGGCATCCGCATCGGGCAGGACAAGAACCGCAACAACCGCGCCGTCAAGGTGTGGGACAAGCGCGAGTTCAAGGATCTCGACGGCAATGTCGAGCTCGGCATCCGCAACATCAAGGTGGCATTGCGCCGCCTGCGCAAATTCGCGCGCACCGGCGCGCCCGACGAGCTCGATCTCGACACCACCATCCGCGAGACCGCCAATCACGGCTATCTCGACGTGCACATGCGGCCCGAGCGGCGCAACGCGGTGAAGCTGCTGGTGTTCTTCGACATCGGCGGCTCGATGGACGCGCATATCGAGCAGGTCGAGGAGTTGTTCTCGGCGGCGAAGAGCGAGTTCAAGCACATGGAGTATTTCTACTTCCACAACTGCCTCTATGAAGGCGTGTGGAAGCAGAACAAGCGCCGCTTCACCGACCGCACGCCGACCTGGGACGTGCTGCACAAATACCCGCACGACTACAAGATCGTGTTCGTCGGCGACGCCTCTATGTCGCCCTACGAGATCATGGTACCCGGCGGCTCGGTCGAGCACGTCAACGAGGAGCCCGGCTCGGTCTGGCTCGATCGCATCATCCGCACCTATCCGCATTCGGTGTGGCTCAACCCTGTGCAGCAGAAGCACTGGGACTATTCGGAATCCACCACCATCATCAAACGCATCTTCGCCAACCGCATGTACCCGATCACGATCGAGGGGCTCGAGGGTGCGATGAAGGAATTGACGCACTGA
- a CDS encoding L,D-transpeptidase encodes MIKHFLTICAAATVAAAGTSLAQAQSYPVQQAPSYGAPAEYRPGDRAPNFDAMDDEDDSMPQAVLPPPGPDPRYGRPPSAPPVYSAAPPQGPVMSPDDPRYGRPAGAPVYSAAPPQGPVTSPDDPRYGRPGGPPAVIYADRPAQAPGSDGLRPPEAVGGSGATGTVQAGQPPVGADGRPMAIASLPPEEQPDAAPAQLPQNLRRQEVSLATKEPAGTLIVDTPNTYLYYVLGNGRAIRYGVRVGRDGFTWTGVQKITRKAEWPDWHPPTEMIERQPYLPRFMAGGPGNPLGARAMYLGSTVYRIHGTNQPSTIGKFVSSGCIGMLNEDVSDLFDRVKVGTRVVVMPGGPPPGTATASAAPVPGAAGPAPMAAQAGPVGGTQPTVVPPLPAPVTVR; translated from the coding sequence ATGATCAAACATTTTCTGACGATATGCGCTGCCGCAACAGTCGCTGCGGCGGGAACCTCGCTCGCACAGGCCCAGAGCTATCCGGTCCAGCAGGCGCCGAGCTATGGCGCGCCGGCCGAATATCGGCCCGGCGACCGCGCGCCGAATTTCGACGCTATGGACGATGAAGACGATTCGATGCCGCAGGCAGTGCTGCCGCCGCCCGGCCCGGATCCGCGCTACGGCCGTCCGCCCAGCGCTCCCCCGGTGTATTCCGCCGCGCCGCCGCAGGGTCCGGTGATGTCGCCCGATGATCCCCGTTATGGCCGCCCCGCCGGCGCCCCCGTCTACTCGGCCGCGCCGCCGCAGGGGCCCGTGACGTCGCCCGACGATCCGCGCTACGGCCGCCCTGGCGGCCCGCCCGCGGTGATCTACGCCGATCGTCCGGCTCAGGCGCCCGGCAGTGACGGCCTGCGTCCGCCCGAGGCCGTCGGTGGTTCCGGCGCGACCGGAACGGTCCAGGCCGGGCAGCCGCCCGTGGGTGCCGACGGCCGGCCGATGGCGATCGCCTCGCTCCCGCCCGAGGAGCAGCCTGACGCTGCTCCGGCGCAGCTGCCGCAGAACCTGCGCCGTCAGGAGGTCTCGCTGGCAACCAAGGAGCCGGCCGGAACGCTCATCGTCGATACCCCGAATACCTACCTTTATTACGTGCTCGGCAACGGCCGTGCGATCCGCTACGGCGTCCGCGTCGGCCGCGACGGCTTCACCTGGACCGGCGTGCAGAAGATCACTCGCAAGGCCGAGTGGCCGGATTGGCATCCACCGACGGAAATGATCGAGCGCCAGCCCTATCTGCCGCGCTTCATGGCCGGCGGTCCCGGCAATCCGCTCGGCGCCCGCGCGATGTATCTCGGCTCGACCGTCTACCGCATCCACGGCACCAACCAGCCCTCGACCATCGGCAAATTCGTGTCCTCCGGCTGCATCGGCATGCTGAACGAGGACGTCTCCGACCTGTTCGATCGTGTCAAGGTCGGCACCCGCGTGGTCGTGATGCCGGGTGGTCCGCCGCCGGGAACTGCGACCGCATCCGCCGCGCCGGTGCCCGGCGCTGCCGGCCCCGCTCCGATGGCCGCACAGGCCGGCCCGGTCGGAGGCACCCAGCCGACAGTGGTGCCGCCGCTGCCCGCTCCGGTCACCGTGCGCTGA